The proteins below are encoded in one region of Methylophilales bacterium:
- the murA gene encoding UDP-N-acetylglucosamine 1-carboxyvinyltransferase, producing MDKLVIEGGFPLKGEVIISGAKNAALPILISSLLSDETLNLQNVPNLQDIKTCIDLLSALGVSVKRLGNDCFLDTNDVNNFDAPYELVKTMRASILVLGPLLAKYGEAKVSLPGGCAIGSRPVDIHIKGLELMGAKIIIDKGYISASTAQLPNKKLQGCRIFMDQVTVGGTENLMMAAVLAEGITILENAAKEPEIVDLGNCLIKMGAIIDGLGTDKIKIHGVSSLKKASYKIMFDRIEAGTFMTAAAMTGGYVVCNNVNPEEMESITQKIKESGAKVEISENSISVTGNKKLESVKIITAPYPAFPTDMQAQFMALNVVANGVGEITETIFENRFMHAQELIRMGAEIDIKQNTAITKGNNTLTGTNVMATDLRASASLVLAALVANGKTTIERIYHLDRGYEKLEAKFNALGANIKRLN from the coding sequence TTGGATAAACTCGTTATTGAAGGTGGTTTCCCCCTTAAAGGTGAAGTCATTATATCTGGTGCTAAGAATGCAGCCCTTCCTATACTAATTTCATCTTTGTTGTCCGATGAAACACTCAACTTACAAAATGTTCCTAACCTTCAAGATATTAAGACATGTATAGATCTTTTAAGTGCGCTCGGTGTAAGTGTAAAACGTCTGGGTAACGATTGTTTTTTAGATACAAATGATGTGAATAATTTTGATGCACCCTATGAATTAGTTAAAACGATGCGTGCATCAATTTTAGTTTTAGGCCCCTTACTTGCAAAATATGGTGAAGCAAAAGTATCACTACCTGGTGGATGTGCTATTGGATCTCGGCCTGTAGATATTCATATTAAAGGGCTTGAATTGATGGGTGCTAAAATAATTATCGATAAGGGTTACATTAGCGCATCAACAGCGCAACTGCCAAACAAAAAACTCCAAGGTTGTAGAATTTTTATGGATCAAGTTACGGTTGGAGGTACTGAAAACTTGATGATGGCGGCGGTTTTAGCTGAGGGTATAACAATTTTAGAAAATGCCGCAAAAGAACCTGAAATTGTAGACTTAGGAAATTGTCTTATCAAAATGGGAGCTATTATTGATGGCCTAGGCACTGATAAAATTAAAATACATGGTGTTTCATCTCTTAAAAAGGCTTCTTATAAAATTATGTTCGATAGGATTGAAGCAGGTACCTTTATGACCGCAGCTGCCATGACAGGAGGATATGTTGTTTGTAATAATGTGAACCCTGAAGAAATGGAATCAATAACACAAAAAATTAAAGAAAGCGGAGCTAAAGTAGAGATAAGTGAGAATAGCATCTCAGTCACTGGGAATAAAAAATTAGAAAGTGTTAAAATTATTACAGCACCATATCCAGCTTTTCCTACAGATATGCAAGCACAGTTTATGGCATTAAATGTGGTTGCTAATGGAGTAGGTGAAATTACAGAAACTATTTTTGAGAATAGGTTTATGCATGCACAAGAACTTATAAGGATGGGAGCAGAAATTGATATCAAACAAAATACAGCAATCACAAAAGGCAATAATACTTTAACTGGTACAAATGTGATGGCGACTGATTTAAGAGCTTCAGCGTCACTTGTTCTTGCAGCCCTTGTTGCAAATGGCAAAACAACGATTGAAAGAATTTATCATCTTGATCGTGGTTATGAGAAATTAGAAGCTAAGTTTAATGCGTTAGGCGCAAACATAAAGAGATTAAATTAA
- the grxD gene encoding Grx4 family monothiol glutaredoxin, with protein MTTNAKIKKLIDDNEVLLFMKGNPTFPQCGFSSVACQALGALDAPFETFDVLQDPEIREGIKVYSNWPTIPQLYIRGEFIGGADIIRELYESGELAKTISKE; from the coding sequence ATGACTACAAATGCAAAAATAAAAAAATTAATTGATGATAATGAAGTTCTTCTATTCATGAAGGGTAATCCAACCTTTCCTCAGTGTGGTTTTTCTAGCGTTGCTTGCCAAGCTTTGGGTGCATTAGATGCTCCATTTGAAACGTTTGATGTATTGCAAGACCCAGAGATTAGAGAGGGCATAAAAGTATATTCAAATTGGCCTACAATACCTCAACTTTATATTCGTGGTGAATTCATTGGTGGCGCAGACATTATTCGTGAACTGTATGAATCTGGCGAGTTAGCAAAAACAATTTCTAAAGAGTAG
- a CDS encoding BolA family transcriptional regulator has protein sequence MLQAIEIQKIIEANLNCKFIKVNGDDGTHFDAVIVSDVFNGQSMIKQHQQVYSALGNMMQGEIHALSIKTYTPDEWSQKNNI, from the coding sequence ATGTTACAAGCTATTGAGATTCAAAAAATTATAGAAGCAAATTTAAATTGTAAGTTTATAAAAGTAAATGGTGATGATGGAACGCACTTCGACGCAGTTATTGTTAGCGATGTATTTAACGGCCAATCTATGATAAAACAACATCAGCAAGTTTATTCAGCGCTCGGTAATATGATGCAAGGTGAAATTCATGCACTTTCGATCAAAACATATACTCCGGATGAATGGAGTCAAAAGAATAATATTTAA
- a CDS encoding ABC transporter permease: protein MNTFRDQFIGTWTLLKKELLRFWRVAFQTVAAPVITGILYLLIFSQVLGDRLEVYEGVNYLVFLIPGLIMMSLLQNSFSNSSSSLIQAKIMGNIVFLLLTPLSYLQLFFAFLIAAIVRGMFVGICIYVIAMFYVDLPVEHPWFVFIFAFCGGGLMGAFGMIAGIWATRFDQMAAFGNFVIMPLSMLSGVFYSIHSLPPVWQKISHFNPFFYMIDGFRYGFFGQSDTSPYLSLMIVLSFFIILSFITIRMLKSGYKLRN from the coding sequence ATGAATACCTTTCGAGATCAATTTATAGGCACATGGACATTACTTAAAAAAGAGCTATTAAGGTTCTGGCGAGTTGCTTTTCAAACAGTAGCAGCTCCAGTAATTACAGGAATTTTATACTTACTCATCTTTTCTCAAGTTCTAGGAGATCGTTTAGAGGTTTATGAGGGTGTTAACTATCTGGTATTTTTGATACCCGGATTAATCATGATGTCACTTTTACAAAATTCTTTTTCCAATAGTTCCTCAAGTTTGATCCAGGCAAAAATTATGGGGAATATTGTTTTTTTATTGCTTACCCCCTTAAGCTACCTGCAACTCTTTTTTGCATTTTTGATAGCCGCTATAGTTCGTGGCATGTTTGTAGGTATTTGTATTTATGTCATTGCAATGTTTTATGTCGATTTGCCTGTAGAGCATCCTTGGTTTGTATTTATATTTGCCTTTTGTGGGGGAGGTCTTATGGGTGCCTTTGGAATGATTGCGGGTATATGGGCAACTAGATTTGATCAAATGGCAGCTTTTGGAAATTTTGTGATTATGCCACTTTCTATGTTATCCGGAGTCTTTTATTCTATTCATTCGTTACCCCCGGTGTGGCAAAAAATTTCTCACTTTAATCCATTCTTTTACATGATAGACGGTTTCAGATATGGTTTTTTTGGACAGTCTGATACCTCCCCCTATTTAAGTTTAATGATCGTTTTATCATTTTTTATTATTTTGTCGTTTATTACTATCAGAATGTTAAAATCCGGATATAAACTGAGGAATTAG
- a CDS encoding ABC transporter ATP-binding protein yields MKKAIVFKNVSKNYKQLKAVDGISLTIEKGEFFGLLGPNGAGKSTLINMMAGLVKPSNGSIDVMGFNVNKEYQEARHSVGIVPQELVFDPFFNVREMLRFQAGYFGKDKSNDKWVDEVIERLDLTDKASTNMRKLSGGMKRRALIAQALVHRPPVIVLDEPTAGVDVELRQKLWSFIKELNNEGHTIVLTTHYLEEAEALCNRVAMMKSGKIVALDSTKNLLKEFSLKNLKVRLQKNSIKKITTLLKETPFIQEDDWCTFKLKKVSDASSIIEKLNSLKIQILDLKLIESDLENIFLKLTSKN; encoded by the coding sequence ATGAAAAAAGCAATTGTTTTTAAAAATGTAAGTAAAAATTACAAACAGTTAAAAGCTGTTGATGGCATTTCATTGACAATTGAAAAGGGAGAATTCTTTGGATTGTTGGGACCAAATGGTGCAGGGAAATCAACGCTAATCAATATGATGGCAGGATTGGTAAAGCCCTCTAATGGCAGTATTGATGTGATGGGTTTTAACGTGAATAAAGAATATCAAGAGGCACGTCATTCAGTAGGTATTGTTCCCCAAGAATTAGTATTCGATCCCTTTTTTAATGTCAGGGAAATGTTGAGATTCCAAGCTGGGTACTTTGGCAAAGATAAATCAAATGATAAATGGGTTGATGAAGTTATTGAAAGATTGGATTTAACTGATAAAGCATCTACGAATATGAGAAAGCTTTCTGGCGGAATGAAACGTAGGGCTTTGATCGCTCAGGCCTTAGTTCATCGACCGCCGGTGATTGTTTTAGACGAGCCAACTGCAGGTGTTGATGTTGAGCTTAGGCAAAAATTGTGGAGCTTTATTAAAGAATTAAATAATGAGGGGCATACAATTGTCTTAACAACGCATTACCTTGAGGAAGCTGAAGCACTTTGTAATCGTGTAGCGATGATGAAGAGTGGAAAAATTGTTGCATTAGATTCAACAAAAAATTTGCTAAAGGAGTTTTCTCTAAAAAATTTAAAAGTAAGATTGCAAAAAAATAGTATTAAAAAAATTACGACACTTTTGAAAGAGACTCCTTTCATACAAGAGGATGACTGGTGTACATTTAAATTAAAAAAAGTTTCTGACGCATCAAGCATTATTGAAAAATTAAATTCATTAAAAATACAAATATTAGATTTGAAGTTGATTGAATCTGATTTAGAAAATATTTTTCTTAAACTAACAAGTAAAAATTAA
- a CDS encoding STAS domain-containing protein yields MPLNIEFESNFWKLSGSITYDEIPSLIEKTKNFDWSDSVQIDLSQVKHVDTSALSLIFEFKRNAKRNNQIVTINTPPKNLLKLAKLYGVEDLI; encoded by the coding sequence ATGCCGCTTAATATAGAATTTGAATCTAATTTCTGGAAATTGTCAGGATCTATAACATATGACGAAATCCCGAGTTTAATTGAAAAAACAAAAAACTTTGATTGGTCCGATTCAGTTCAGATTGATTTATCTCAAGTTAAACATGTAGATACTTCAGCGTTAAGTTTAATCTTTGAGTTTAAAAGAAATGCTAAAAGAAATAATCAAATTGTAACGATTAACACTCCACCAAAAAATTTGCTGAAGCTCGCAAAACTTTATGGGGTAGAAGATTTAATCTAA
- a CDS encoding ABC transporter substrate-binding protein translates to MFNLKKWFLALMVTFFSGAAIAELSPDEVVKKTADDVINAIKSDKDIQAGNKKAIYALVESKILPSFDFNKICRLVMGKNWRKMSAEQKEEFSSGFKMLLLRTYAVALSKYTDQKITVLPMKKQKGSIVTVKTEITQASSQPINVDYALSNSTGKWLVIDLIIEGVSMITNYRGQFGTSVRTNGIDGLLKELENKNNAA, encoded by the coding sequence ATGTTTAATTTAAAAAAGTGGTTTCTTGCATTAATGGTGACATTTTTTTCGGGAGCAGCAATTGCTGAATTAAGCCCTGATGAGGTAGTAAAAAAAACTGCGGATGATGTCATTAATGCTATTAAGTCTGATAAAGATATTCAAGCTGGAAACAAAAAAGCAATATATGCACTTGTTGAGTCTAAAATCTTACCAAGTTTTGATTTCAATAAAATTTGTCGTCTTGTGATGGGAAAGAATTGGAGAAAAATGTCAGCGGAGCAAAAAGAGGAATTTAGCTCAGGTTTCAAAATGCTTTTATTGAGAACTTATGCCGTCGCTCTTTCAAAGTACACCGATCAGAAGATAACGGTGCTTCCCATGAAAAAACAAAAAGGCAGTATAGTGACTGTCAAAACAGAAATTACTCAAGCAAGCTCGCAGCCAATTAATGTTGACTACGCCTTGTCGAACAGTACTGGAAAATGGTTAGTGATAGATTTAATTATTGAAGGTGTCAGTATGATAACTAACTACCGTGGTCAGTTTGGAACCTCAGTAAGAACAAATGGTATTGATGGACTTTTAAAAGAGTTAGAAAATAAAAATAATGCCGCTTAA
- the mlaD gene encoding outer membrane lipid asymmetry maintenance protein MlaD, producing the protein MERVKLDIWVGIFVALGIIAMFYMATRVGNLTSNDVKETYEVKAYFENIGGLKPRAAVKASGVVVGRIGSIVFDPEAFHAVVKINIDERYSFPTDTFANIYTAGLLGEQYLSLEAGGDDVNLKAGDLIVHTQDAVVLEKLISQFLYNSAGDDDDKDKD; encoded by the coding sequence ATGGAAAGAGTTAAATTAGATATTTGGGTTGGAATTTTTGTTGCATTAGGAATAATTGCAATGTTTTATATGGCAACACGTGTTGGAAATTTAACATCCAACGACGTAAAAGAAACATATGAAGTAAAAGCCTATTTTGAAAATATTGGTGGCTTAAAGCCAAGAGCAGCTGTAAAAGCATCAGGGGTTGTTGTTGGTCGGATTGGTTCAATTGTTTTCGACCCAGAAGCTTTCCATGCAGTGGTTAAAATTAATATTGATGAACGATATTCATTTCCAACAGATACCTTTGCCAACATTTATACTGCAGGTTTACTAGGTGAACAATACCTATCTTTGGAAGCAGGAGGGGATGACGTTAATTTGAAGGCAGGAGATTTAATTGTTCATACACAAGATGCAGTAGTATTAGAAAAATTAATCAGCCAATTTTTATATAATAGTGCTGGTGATGATGACGATAAGGATAAAGATTAA
- the mlaE gene encoding lipid asymmetry maintenance ABC transporter permease subunit MlaE — MNNILNFFEKLGASARSSLSGLGSCARLFFLTIIYSSDSFKRFNLTIKEIYFTGVLSLVIIIVSAFFVGMVLGLQGYYTLEKYGSSEAIGVLVALALVRELGPVVTALLFAGRAGTAITAEIGLMKTTEQLSAMEMMAVSPVARIVAPRFWAGMISMPILATIFSMVGILGGYFIAVLIIGVDDGAFWSQMQANVDFHNDIVDGAIKSIVFGFTCTLIALYQGLVAPPTAEGVSRATTKTVVISSLSVLGLDFVLTSFMFV; from the coding sequence ATGAATAACATATTAAATTTTTTTGAAAAGTTAGGCGCATCAGCTAGAAGTTCTTTATCAGGCTTAGGATCATGTGCAAGACTTTTCTTTTTAACGATCATTTATTCATCTGATAGCTTTAAAAGATTCAATTTAACGATTAAAGAGATATATTTCACTGGTGTTCTTTCACTAGTTATTATTATTGTATCTGCATTTTTTGTAGGAATGGTATTAGGCCTTCAAGGCTATTACACACTTGAAAAATATGGCTCATCTGAAGCTATTGGTGTTTTAGTTGCGTTAGCTCTGGTCAGAGAATTAGGTCCTGTAGTAACAGCATTGCTTTTTGCAGGCAGAGCTGGGACTGCTATCACAGCTGAAATAGGATTGATGAAAACAACAGAGCAATTATCAGCGATGGAAATGATGGCAGTTAGTCCCGTTGCTAGGATTGTAGCGCCAAGATTTTGGGCGGGGATGATAAGTATGCCAATTTTAGCCACTATATTTTCAATGGTTGGTATCTTAGGAGGCTACTTTATTGCTGTTTTAATTATTGGAGTCGATGATGGAGCATTTTGGTCACAAATGCAGGCAAATGTTGATTTTCATAATGATATTGTTGATGGGGCGATAAAAAGTATTGTTTTTGGCTTTACTTGCACATTAATTGCTTTATATCAAGGACTTGTTGCACCTCCTACAGCTGAAGGTGTCAGTAGAGCAACGACAAAAACTGTAGTAATTTCATCACTCAGTGTATTAGGGCTCGATTTTGTATTAACGTCATTTATGTTTGTTTAA
- a CDS encoding ABC transporter ATP-binding protein, with translation MDENLISINKLSFGYGKELLHKDINMQFNRGKVSAIMGGSGCGKTTILKLIGGQLKPNSGNVNVDGKVVHEQGREGLRNIRRKMGMLFQHGALFTDLSVYENVAFPMREHTDLPENVIKDLVLLKLNAVGLRGAHKKMPAELSGGMARRVALARAISLDPDIIMYDEPFAGLDPISMAVICDLIRSLNDALGATSIIVTHDVAETFSFADYIYFLADGGVAAEGSPKQLLASKLPFVKQFIHSEKDGPVPFHAEAPSYQSDLAL, from the coding sequence ATGGACGAAAACTTAATATCTATAAATAAATTATCATTTGGTTATGGTAAAGAGCTTCTCCACAAAGATATTAATATGCAATTTAATAGAGGAAAGGTTTCTGCAATCATGGGGGGAAGTGGTTGTGGTAAAACAACTATCCTTAAGCTTATAGGCGGTCAATTAAAGCCAAACTCAGGCAATGTCAATGTTGATGGCAAAGTAGTCCACGAACAAGGTCGAGAAGGACTTCGAAATATTAGAAGGAAAATGGGCATGTTATTCCAGCACGGTGCCTTATTTACCGATTTATCTGTTTATGAAAATGTGGCCTTTCCAATGCGTGAACACACTGACTTACCTGAAAATGTAATCAAAGATCTTGTGTTGTTGAAATTGAATGCAGTTGGTTTAAGAGGAGCACATAAAAAAATGCCTGCTGAGTTGTCTGGAGGAATGGCAAGAAGAGTAGCATTGGCGAGGGCTATTTCCCTTGACCCAGATATTATAATGTACGATGAACCATTTGCAGGTTTAGATCCAATATCAATGGCCGTAATTTGTGATTTAATAAGATCATTGAATGATGCATTAGGAGCAACATCAATTATAGTTACTCATGATGTTGCCGAAACTTTTTCATTCGCAGACTATATATATTTCTTGGCTGACGGTGGGGTGGCGGCAGAAGGATCGCCAAAACAATTATTGGCATCTAAATTGCCATTTGTTAAACAATTTATTCACTCAGAAAAAGATGGACCTGTTCCTTTTCATGCCGAAGCCCCAAGCTATCAATCTGATCTCGCACTTTAA
- the ccsB gene encoding c-type cytochrome biogenesis protein CcsB has protein sequence MIFKKIFNYLFIVSMLMLPALGLFKFHQYMDYYEMFILVGTGLTFIWMSNYWQSFKYLVTSVLALSFISIFLYEGNLLSGEERFILKYFLSSQSAIMWMCSLYPLSLLMYWLYLFKKQAFFGNFASQLTWIATAMGFIGLLVRWFESYLISIDVGHIPISNLYEVFVLFCLITALLHLYYEEKMNRKELGAFVLIIITVAVGFILWYTFSKGADAIQPLVPALQSYWMKIHVPANFIGYGAFAIAAMISIAYLLADKGILRSRLPSLIILDDLSYKAIAIGFIFFTIATILGAVWAAEAWGGYWSWDPKETWALIVWLNYAGWLHLRLVKGLRGPMLAWWSVIGLVITTFAFLGVNLFLSGLHSYGEL, from the coding sequence ATGATCTTTAAAAAAATATTTAATTACTTATTCATTGTTTCTATGTTGATGCTTCCTGCCTTAGGCCTGTTTAAATTTCATCAATATATGGATTATTACGAAATGTTTATCCTTGTTGGAACAGGCTTAACATTTATTTGGATGAGTAACTATTGGCAAAGCTTTAAATATCTAGTTACATCCGTTCTGGCTCTTAGCTTTATCTCAATATTTTTGTACGAGGGGAACCTATTATCAGGCGAGGAACGATTTATACTTAAATACTTCTTATCGAGTCAATCTGCAATAATGTGGATGTGCTCCTTATACCCTCTAAGCCTTTTAATGTATTGGCTTTACTTATTTAAAAAACAAGCTTTTTTTGGAAATTTTGCTTCCCAATTGACATGGATTGCTACGGCAATGGGTTTTATAGGATTGCTGGTAAGGTGGTTTGAGTCCTATTTAATTAGTATTGATGTTGGCCATATACCCATCAGTAATTTGTATGAAGTTTTTGTTTTATTCTGTTTGATTACGGCGTTATTGCACCTTTATTATGAAGAAAAAATGAATCGAAAGGAACTAGGTGCTTTCGTGCTTATAATTATTACCGTCGCAGTAGGATTTATATTGTGGTACACCTTTTCAAAAGGGGCCGATGCAATTCAACCTTTAGTGCCTGCACTTCAATCATATTGGATGAAAATACATGTGCCAGCAAATTTTATCGGCTACGGAGCTTTTGCTATTGCGGCTATGATTTCTATCGCTTATTTATTAGCTGACAAAGGCATACTGAGGTCTAGACTACCCAGCTTAATTATCCTAGATGACTTGTCTTACAAAGCAATTGCTATTGGTTTTATATTTTTTACAATTGCTACTATTTTAGGAGCTGTCTGGGCAGCAGAAGCATGGGGTGGTTATTGGTCTTGGGATCCTAAAGAAACATGGGCGCTTATTGTTTGGCTTAATTATGCAGGTTGGCTACACTTGAGATTAGTCAAAGGTCTGAGAGGTCCGATGTTGGCATGGTGGTCAGTTATTGGCCTAGTAATTACAACCTTTGCATTTTTAGGAGTTAATCTTTTTCTTTCAGGCCTTCATTCTTACGGCGAACTTTAA
- a CDS encoding cytochrome c biogenesis protein ResB: MAQSTKNLPSFIHLLSTMRFAITMLCFIGIASVIGTILKQNEPYENYIIKFGQFWFEFFEAMGLYNVYQAFWFLLILIFLIISTSFCVSRNSPKILKEYKKFQLNARERSLKSFKHSYEIPVKKFSTSKLEKLLTENKFRVKKQTNKNGDLIISAKKGDLQKLGYIFTHLAIIIISIGGLMDGNLVLKMQELTGSKQIIYEDLALNDVPESGKLTNSNFSYRAQMLLREGEKQSVAVLKAKEGYFIQDLPFIVGLNDFRIEHYSTGQPKSFESDLIVEDKETGELIKKTINVNTPLTFNGVTIYQSSFEDGGSELALDVWNLHSAEKTSKMESIIFKKNELVINNQTYFFEFNDFRKFNILDIEIGNEKKPTNVGPSFIYKVRNQSGQAKEYQTYQYPMMIDNSSYFVSGMRKTPQEDYQYLKLPADANGEINGFMIFRELLHSPQILNNAIKRVVAQSFPEGGEKSQIYFEGVDRVLSGFIEGGYSQIAESIDTTLPIEDQERIANSYIKIIFLVGKELITIYELNNIEADNFLFESNHKFVQESLTGFNDSFFYGLPIFLELKNYVHVQSSGLQLTKSPGQFWVYLGSILLVLGIFCMIYIQEVRLWILKKKDNKDILLALTTNRHRLEFDQFAHKISQLMKKTFN; encoded by the coding sequence TTGGCTCAATCAACAAAAAATTTACCCTCTTTCATTCACCTGCTAAGCACGATGCGCTTTGCAATCACTATGCTTTGTTTTATAGGTATTGCATCAGTCATAGGGACTATCCTCAAACAAAACGAACCCTACGAGAATTACATTATCAAATTTGGACAGTTCTGGTTCGAATTTTTTGAAGCCATGGGCTTATATAATGTCTACCAAGCATTCTGGTTTTTATTAATACTCATTTTTTTAATTATCTCTACCTCATTCTGTGTATCGAGAAACTCACCAAAAATATTAAAGGAGTATAAAAAATTCCAACTTAACGCTCGTGAAAGATCTTTAAAATCCTTTAAACACAGTTATGAAATTCCTGTTAAGAAATTTAGCACCAGTAAATTAGAAAAATTACTTACTGAAAATAAATTTAGGGTTAAGAAACAAACAAATAAAAACGGAGACTTAATTATTTCTGCAAAGAAGGGAGACCTACAAAAGTTAGGATACATATTTACCCACTTGGCAATTATTATCATTAGTATTGGTGGGCTGATGGATGGCAATCTTGTTTTAAAGATGCAGGAGTTGACAGGTTCAAAACAAATTATATATGAAGATTTAGCTTTGAATGATGTGCCTGAGTCTGGCAAATTAACGAATTCAAATTTTTCATATCGAGCTCAAATGTTACTCAGAGAAGGAGAAAAACAGAGCGTAGCAGTTTTAAAGGCTAAAGAAGGTTACTTCATTCAAGACCTACCTTTTATTGTTGGGTTGAATGATTTTAGAATTGAACATTACAGCACAGGACAGCCGAAATCTTTTGAGAGCGACTTAATTGTGGAAGATAAAGAGACTGGCGAGTTAATAAAAAAAACGATTAACGTTAATACCCCATTAACTTTTAATGGGGTAACAATCTATCAATCATCATTCGAAGATGGTGGATCGGAATTAGCGCTTGATGTCTGGAATCTTCATTCAGCTGAAAAGACGTCAAAAATGGAAAGTATTATTTTTAAAAAAAATGAGTTGGTAATTAACAACCAAACTTATTTTTTTGAATTTAACGACTTTCGAAAATTTAATATTTTAGATATTGAAATTGGTAATGAGAAAAAACCCACAAATGTAGGGCCTAGTTTTATATATAAAGTTAGGAATCAGTCTGGTCAGGCAAAAGAATATCAAACTTATCAATATCCTATGATGATTGATAATTCTTCTTACTTTGTCAGTGGAATGAGAAAGACGCCTCAAGAAGACTACCAATACTTAAAGTTACCCGCAGATGCAAATGGTGAGATCAATGGTTTTATGATTTTCAGAGAGCTTCTTCACTCGCCTCAAATTTTAAATAACGCAATTAAGAGAGTTGTAGCTCAATCTTTCCCTGAGGGTGGAGAGAAAAGCCAAATTTATTTTGAGGGGGTTGATAGGGTTTTGTCTGGATTTATCGAAGGGGGGTATAGTCAGATTGCAGAATCTATTGACACAACATTACCGATTGAAGATCAAGAGAGAATTGCCAATAGTTATATAAAAATTATATTTTTAGTAGGAAAAGAGCTTATCACTATCTATGAATTAAATAACATTGAGGCTGATAATTTTTTATTCGAGAGTAACCATAAATTTGTTCAAGAATCATTAACTGGATTTAATGACAGTTTTTTTTATGGGCTACCCATATTTCTTGAATTAAAAAATTATGTTCATGTCCAATCCAGTGGTTTGCAATTAACTAAATCACCTGGACAGTTTTGGGTTTATTTGGGGTCAATTCTTTTGGTGCTTGGGATATTTTGTATGATTTACATCCAAGAAGTAAGGTTGTGGATTTTGAAGAAAAAAGATAATAAAGATATTTTATTGGCGCTAACTACTAATCGACATAGGCTTGAGTTTGATCAATTTGCCCATAAAATTAGCCAACTTATGAAAAAAACTTTTAACTAA
- a CDS encoding c-type cytochrome, with amino-acid sequence MLLNKYIFLLFFIFFNSVSFAESALDNQQLSKTKELVKNVCMACHGMDGNSLNGKIAPKIAAQNAQYLTTQLNKFKDGIRKNALMQGIAASLSAEDMDNLGIYFSEQKLQLSAATSNGIGSKGEKIFRAGIKDSGVPACASCHGPAGHGVPNLYPRLNAQHSDYILSQLNRFRVLEDQPGTASAPMRAISVRLTEEEMKAVADYIQGLQ; translated from the coding sequence ATGCTCTTGAATAAATACATTTTCTTACTATTTTTTATATTTTTTAACTCTGTTTCATTTGCTGAAAGTGCTCTTGATAACCAACAACTTTCAAAAACCAAAGAATTAGTAAAAAATGTTTGTATGGCATGCCATGGTATGGATGGGAATAGCCTTAACGGGAAAATTGCCCCAAAAATTGCTGCCCAAAATGCTCAATATTTAACGACACAACTTAATAAGTTTAAAGATGGCATAAGAAAAAATGCTCTTATGCAGGGTATAGCGGCAAGTCTGTCTGCTGAAGACATGGATAATTTAGGTATTTATTTCTCAGAACAAAAACTTCAATTATCAGCTGCAACCTCTAACGGTATCGGCTCCAAGGGCGAAAAGATTTTTCGAGCAGGAATTAAGGATTCAGGGGTTCCCGCTTGTGCGAGCTGTCATGGCCCTGCAGGGCACGGAGTACCGAACCTTTATCCCAGGCTCAATGCTCAGCATTCAGACTATATATTGAGCCAACTAAATCGTTTTAGAGTTTTAGAAGATCAGCCTGGAACAGCATCAGCACCGATGAGAGCAATTTCAGTGAGGCTTACTGAAGAAGAAATGAAGGCTGTTGCCGACTATATCCAAGGATTACAATAA